A part of Ziziphus jujuba cultivar Dongzao chromosome 8, ASM3175591v1 genomic DNA contains:
- the LOC112490889 gene encoding receptor-like protein 34 isoform X2, whose amino-acid sequence MGWSSPWLCLLWFLFLSLALSYPSSNSSLCHLHESSALLQFKNSFSIDNFPGYAYCGFDEPEAEASNSKTLSWKNGTDCCTWSGVTCDKTEQLLGHVPLNLAILDLCDNLLSGRIPSWLYSIPTLEYLNVQGNQFSGSIEEFQYGSLVHLNLGYNKLHGPFPASIFQQVNLRYLRLPGNKLSGVVDLHQFSKLKNLRRLDLSYNEISVSSNNPMDYTLSNILYILELSSCNMSEFPYSLRASETLGYLDLSYNRIQGNIPKWLWNVGKKNLYHLNLSHNFLTNVEQLPWKYLGLLDLRFNLIQGHLPIPPPSTSYFFISNNQLIGELPSLICSLTFIQVLDLSNNNLNGSIPMCLGNLNHLSVLDLKMNMFDGVIPTTLAKGNSLRNINLNGNRLEGPLPQALLNCRNLEILDLGSNLINDTFPHWLESLPMLQVLILRSNNFHGSIDGPNVRLPFQKLRIMDLSYNQFNGRLPTKYFENLLAMVDEHVDKLRYMGENISYSDNGYYQDSVIVTIKGFDMELEKIQNIFTTIDFSMNNFEGEIPELIGNLKGLKGLNLSHNNISGHIPQSLRNLTNLEWLDLSSNELSGSIPMQLIEMVWLEVLNLSQNRLVGAIPRGNQFDSFGKDAFIWNLGLCGFQLSIECDDRDQQPSPSEGDPLEAANEFDWKFAMLMGYGCGLVIGISVGSMLFSDKRLACFIRKVGGEQWIELLRRQKKNKKKKKKDLFTNKIRNQ is encoded by the exons ATGGGGTGGTCATCACCATGGTTGTGTCTTCTCTGGTTTCTCTTCCTTTCATTGGCTTTATCCTATCCATCTTCTAATTCTTCATTGTGCCATCTTCATGAGAGCTCCGCTTTGCTACAATTCAAAAACTCATTTTCCATTGACAACTTTCCTGGTTATGCTTATTGTGGTTTTGATGAACCTGAAGCAGAAGCAAGCAACAGTAAGACACTTTCTTGGAAGAATGGTACAGATTGTTGCACATGGAGTGGAGTCACTTGTGATAAAACAG AGCAATTACTGGGTCATGTTCCCCTGAATTTAGCGATACTAGACTTATGTGACAACTTGCTGAGTGGAAGAATACCATCTTGGTTATATTCCATTCCAACTTTGGAGTACTTGAACGTGCAAGGCAACCAGTTTAGTGGATCTATTGAAGAATTCCAATATGGTTCTTTGGTTCATCTTAATTTAGGTTATAACAAACTCCATGGCCCTTTTCCAGCATCAATATTTCAACAAGTGAATCTCAGATATCTACGACTTCCAGGAAATAAGTTGAGTGGTGTTGTGGATTTACACCAGTTTTCAAAGTTGAAGAACCTGCGTAGATTGGACCTTTCATATAATGAAATTTCAGTAAGTTCTAACAACCCCATGGATTATACTTTGTCCAACATCCTTTACATATTGGAATTGTCTTCATGCAACATGAGTGAGTTCCCATACTCTTTAAGAGCTTCAGAAACTTTAGGATATCTAGATCTTTCCTACAATAGAATTCAAGGCAATATTCCCAAATGGCTATGGAATGTGGGCAAGAAAAACTTATATCATTTGAATCTTTCTCACAACTTTTTGACAAATGTAGAACAACTTCCATGGAAGTACCTAGGTCTTCTTGATCTTCGTTTCAATTTGATTCAAGGACACCTTCCAATTCCACCTCCTTCTacaagttatttttttatttcaaacaaCCAATTGATAGGAGAGTTGCCTTCTTTGATTTGTAGCCTCACTTTTATTCAAGTCCTCGATTTGTCTAATAACAATTTGAATGGTAGCATTCCTATGTGCCTTGGAAATCTTAATCACCTCTCAGTTCTGGATTTAAAGATGAATATGTTTGATGGCGTGATTCCAACAACATTAGCAAAAGGAAATTCCTTGAGGAACATCAACCTAAATGGTAATCGATTGGAAGGACCATTGCCCCAAGCTTTGCTCAATTGTAGAAACTTGGAAATTCTTGACCTAGGTAGCAACTTGATAAATGATACTTTCCCTCATTGGTTGGAATCACTTCCAATGTTGCAAGTTCTCATATTGAGATCTAACAACTTTCATGGTTCTATAGATGGTCCCAATGTTAGACTTCCATTCCAAAAGTTGAGAATCATGGACTTGTCTTATAATCAATTCAATGGTCGTTTGCCAACAAAATATTTTGAGAATCTCTTGGCTATGGTGGATGAACATGTGGATAAATTGAGATACATGGGTGAAAATATCTCTTATTCTGACAATGGTTACTATCAAGATTCTGTGATAGTGACAATCAAAGGCTTTGACATGGAATTGGAAAAAATCCAGAACATCTTCACAACCATTGATTTTTCAATGAATAATTTTGAGGGAGAGATTCCAGAGCTGATTGGAAATCTCAAAGGTCTGAAAGGTCTCAACTTGTCTCACAACAACATAAGTGGTCATATTCCACAATCATTGAGAAATTTAACTAATCTGGAATGGTTAGATCTCTCCTCGAATGAGCTTTCAGGTTCAATTCCCATGCAACTAATAGAAATGGTGTGGCTTGAAGTCTTGAACCTTTCACAGAACCGGCTAGTGGGAGCCATACCTCGAGGAAACCAATTCGATAGTTTTGGAAAGGATGCTTTCATTTGGAATCTGGGATTATGTGGATTTCAGTTGTCTATAGAATGCGATGATAGAGATCAACAACCATCTCCATCAGAAGGTGATCCATTGGAGGCTGCAAATGAATTTGATTGGAAGTTTGCAATGTTGATGGGATATGGTTGTGGATTAGTGATTGGAATATCAGTGGGAAGTATGTTGTTTTCAGACAAAAGACTTGCTTGTTTCATAAGAAAGGTTGGAGGAGAGCAATGGATTGAATTGCTAAGAAGacagaagaagaataagaagaaaaagaagaaggatctCTTCACTAACAAGATACGAAATCAGTAG
- the LOC132805022 gene encoding zinc finger CCCH domain-containing protein 11-like, with protein sequence MEDWDQDTLEKMVDLVCKYFLEAIEKKQYGWCWFWDCPNGGKDCHYRHALPSGHVLKSHFSRKRPKRFPIEEEIENQKKMEETGLAAQQEKRAKNDHMSDQALFLSDSCLFVDDTKAYEKYQREVESEVAEQKKVEKHPLTFYSFVQNAYDLFKVAVSQPKVLIRNLNYLSFSRQDGVARVSNAEFSYDLNVQRKGEKIDTYSDKRDKGE encoded by the exons ATGGAGGATTGGGATCAAGACACATTGGAGAAG ATGGTAGATCTG GTTTGCAAATACTTTCTTGAAGCAATTGAAAAGAAACAGTATGGTTGGTGTTGGTTCTGGGATTGCCCAAATGGTGGCAAAGATTGTCACTACAGACATGCTCTTCCTTCAGGCCATGTTTTGAAATCTCACTTCTCGAGGAAGAGGCCAAAAAGATTCCCAATTGAGGAGGAAATTGAGAATCAG aaaaagatggaaGAAACTGGTCTTGCTgcacaacaagaaaaaagagctaAGAATGACCACATGAg TGATCAAGCGCTGTTCCTTTCTGATTCTTGCTTGTTTGTGGATGACACTAAGGCCTATGAAAAATACCAGAGAGAAGTAGAATCTGAGGTTGCTGAGCAAAAG AAAGTAGAGAAGCACCCCCttactttttattcttttgtgcAAAATGCATATGATCTGTTTAAGGTTGCTGTTAGTCAGCCAAAA GTGTTGATCCGAAATCTAAACTATTTGAGTTTTTCAAGGCAGGACGGTGTAGCAAGGGTTTCAAATGCAGAGTTCTCATATGACTTGAATGTCCAGAGGAAGGGAGAGAAGATTGATACTTACAGTGATAAGCGTGACAAAGGTGAATGA
- the LOC112490889 gene encoding receptor-like protein 7 isoform X1 — translation MGWSSPWLCLLWFLFLSLALSYPSSNSSLCHLHESSALLQFKNSFSIDNFPGYAYCGFDEPEAEASNSKTLSWKNGTDCCTWSGVTCDKTGNVIELDLHCSRLLGIIDSNSSLFLLTHLQSLKLSNNDFQGSQISSQFARFTSLKHLNLSYSNFSGQVPVEVSYLSKLLTLDLSINYGVSLDTSTMRKISTNLTSLRVLKICLVDMISVKPHSLMNLSSSLTYLKLRSSYLQGDFPENIFRLPNLQVLDLGWNEILNGSIPNSNWSSPLRKLRLSVTKFSINFSHLAGTLKSLNELYLRNCKFIGSFPSMFVNITKISVLDLSYNNLNGQVPWFYLNLEKLTYLDLSGNNFSGQLPETVANHSNQNSFLYDSSTEQLLGHVPLNLAILDLCDNLLSGRIPSWLYSIPTLEYLNVQGNQFSGSIEEFQYGSLVHLNLGYNKLHGPFPASIFQQVNLRYLRLPGNKLSGVVDLHQFSKLKNLRRLDLSYNEISVSSNNPMDYTLSNILYILELSSCNMSEFPYSLRASETLGYLDLSYNRIQGNIPKWLWNVGKKNLYHLNLSHNFLTNVEQLPWKYLGLLDLRFNLIQGHLPIPPPSTSYFFISNNQLIGELPSLICSLTFIQVLDLSNNNLNGSIPMCLGNLNHLSVLDLKMNMFDGVIPTTLAKGNSLRNINLNGNRLEGPLPQALLNCRNLEILDLGSNLINDTFPHWLESLPMLQVLILRSNNFHGSIDGPNVRLPFQKLRIMDLSYNQFNGRLPTKYFENLLAMVDEHVDKLRYMGENISYSDNGYYQDSVIVTIKGFDMELEKIQNIFTTIDFSMNNFEGEIPELIGNLKGLKGLNLSHNNISGHIPQSLRNLTNLEWLDLSSNELSGSIPMQLIEMVWLEVLNLSQNRLVGAIPRGNQFDSFGKDAFIWNLGLCGFQLSIECDDRDQQPSPSEGDPLEAANEFDWKFAMLMGYGCGLVIGISVGSMLFSDKRLACFIRKVGGEQWIELLRRQKKNKKKKKKDLFTNKIRNQ, via the coding sequence ATGGGGTGGTCATCACCATGGTTGTGTCTTCTCTGGTTTCTCTTCCTTTCATTGGCTTTATCCTATCCATCTTCTAATTCTTCATTGTGCCATCTTCATGAGAGCTCCGCTTTGCTACAATTCAAAAACTCATTTTCCATTGACAACTTTCCTGGTTATGCTTATTGTGGTTTTGATGAACCTGAAGCAGAAGCAAGCAACAGTAAGACACTTTCTTGGAAGAATGGTACAGATTGTTGCACATGGAGTGGAGTCACTTGTGATAAAACAGGTAATGTGATTGAGCTTGATCTTCATTGTAGTAGACTTTTAGGAATTATTGACTCCAACAGCAGCCTTTTCTTGCTTACACACCTCCAAAGTCTCAAGCTCTCTAACAATGATTTTCAAGGCTCCCAGATTTCATCTCAGTTTGCTAGGTTTACAAGTTTAAAGCACTTAAACCTATCATATTCCAATTTTTCTGGCCAAGTCCCTGTAGAAGTCTCTTATCTATCAAAGTTGCTTACACTTGATCTCTCCATAAATTATGGGGTGAGTTTAGACACATCTACCATGCGAAAGATCAGTACAAACCTAACCAGTCTTAGGGTTCTGAAAATCTGTCTTGTCGATATGATTTCCGTAAAACCTCACTCTTTGATGAATTTGTCGTCTTCCTTGACATATCTTAAACTTAGATCTTCTTATCTTCAAGGGGACTTCCCAGAAAACATTTTCCGTCTACCAAACCTCCAAGTGCTTGACTTAGGTTGGAATGAAATTCTCAATGGTTCTATTCCAAACTCTAACTGGAGTAGTCCACTCAGAAAGTTAAGACTTTCTGTGACCAAATTCTCAATCAATTTTTCACATCTTGCTGGAACTTTGAAGTCTTTGAATGAATTATATCTTCGTAATTGTAAATTTATAGGATCATTTCCTTCCATGTTCGTGAACATTACAAAAATCTCTGTTTTGGACCTTTCCTATAACAATTTAAATGGCCAAGTCCCCTGGTTCTATCTAAATTTAGAGAAACTGACTTATTTAGATCTTTCCGGCAATAATTTTAGTGGTCAGCTTCCAGAAACTGTTGCTAATCactcaaatcaaaattctttcTTATATGATTCTTCAACAGAGCAATTACTGGGTCATGTTCCCCTGAATTTAGCGATACTAGACTTATGTGACAACTTGCTGAGTGGAAGAATACCATCTTGGTTATATTCCATTCCAACTTTGGAGTACTTGAACGTGCAAGGCAACCAGTTTAGTGGATCTATTGAAGAATTCCAATATGGTTCTTTGGTTCATCTTAATTTAGGTTATAACAAACTCCATGGCCCTTTTCCAGCATCAATATTTCAACAAGTGAATCTCAGATATCTACGACTTCCAGGAAATAAGTTGAGTGGTGTTGTGGATTTACACCAGTTTTCAAAGTTGAAGAACCTGCGTAGATTGGACCTTTCATATAATGAAATTTCAGTAAGTTCTAACAACCCCATGGATTATACTTTGTCCAACATCCTTTACATATTGGAATTGTCTTCATGCAACATGAGTGAGTTCCCATACTCTTTAAGAGCTTCAGAAACTTTAGGATATCTAGATCTTTCCTACAATAGAATTCAAGGCAATATTCCCAAATGGCTATGGAATGTGGGCAAGAAAAACTTATATCATTTGAATCTTTCTCACAACTTTTTGACAAATGTAGAACAACTTCCATGGAAGTACCTAGGTCTTCTTGATCTTCGTTTCAATTTGATTCAAGGACACCTTCCAATTCCACCTCCTTCTacaagttatttttttatttcaaacaaCCAATTGATAGGAGAGTTGCCTTCTTTGATTTGTAGCCTCACTTTTATTCAAGTCCTCGATTTGTCTAATAACAATTTGAATGGTAGCATTCCTATGTGCCTTGGAAATCTTAATCACCTCTCAGTTCTGGATTTAAAGATGAATATGTTTGATGGCGTGATTCCAACAACATTAGCAAAAGGAAATTCCTTGAGGAACATCAACCTAAATGGTAATCGATTGGAAGGACCATTGCCCCAAGCTTTGCTCAATTGTAGAAACTTGGAAATTCTTGACCTAGGTAGCAACTTGATAAATGATACTTTCCCTCATTGGTTGGAATCACTTCCAATGTTGCAAGTTCTCATATTGAGATCTAACAACTTTCATGGTTCTATAGATGGTCCCAATGTTAGACTTCCATTCCAAAAGTTGAGAATCATGGACTTGTCTTATAATCAATTCAATGGTCGTTTGCCAACAAAATATTTTGAGAATCTCTTGGCTATGGTGGATGAACATGTGGATAAATTGAGATACATGGGTGAAAATATCTCTTATTCTGACAATGGTTACTATCAAGATTCTGTGATAGTGACAATCAAAGGCTTTGACATGGAATTGGAAAAAATCCAGAACATCTTCACAACCATTGATTTTTCAATGAATAATTTTGAGGGAGAGATTCCAGAGCTGATTGGAAATCTCAAAGGTCTGAAAGGTCTCAACTTGTCTCACAACAACATAAGTGGTCATATTCCACAATCATTGAGAAATTTAACTAATCTGGAATGGTTAGATCTCTCCTCGAATGAGCTTTCAGGTTCAATTCCCATGCAACTAATAGAAATGGTGTGGCTTGAAGTCTTGAACCTTTCACAGAACCGGCTAGTGGGAGCCATACCTCGAGGAAACCAATTCGATAGTTTTGGAAAGGATGCTTTCATTTGGAATCTGGGATTATGTGGATTTCAGTTGTCTATAGAATGCGATGATAGAGATCAACAACCATCTCCATCAGAAGGTGATCCATTGGAGGCTGCAAATGAATTTGATTGGAAGTTTGCAATGTTGATGGGATATGGTTGTGGATTAGTGATTGGAATATCAGTGGGAAGTATGTTGTTTTCAGACAAAAGACTTGCTTGTTTCATAAGAAAGGTTGGAGGAGAGCAATGGATTGAATTGCTAAGAAGacagaagaagaataagaagaaaaagaagaaggatctCTTCACTAACAAGATACGAAATCAGTAG
- the LOC112491086 gene encoding receptor-like protein 7, protein MGCSSSIWFCCVLYFLFHSSISMSFPSPHPDSSLCHPDESSALLHFKNSFSFGTIPGNLYCDNEVQERIRKTWQNGTDCCSWSGVKCDKVTHKVISLDLHCSRLQGIIYSNSSLFFLTHLRSLDLSYNHLNGSQLLAQFGRFTSLEHLNLSNSLFEGQLPQEFSYLSKLLTLDLSFNRLMIETSSLQRIVMNLTNLKELILHETDMYYAKPYSLMNLSSSLTSLELSSSGLQGEFPENIFRLPNLLVLDLSGNKNLTGSFPMSNWSIPLRYLGLSYTSFLIDISHLSRNLKSLNELDLSNCKFIGSYPSLVFNLSKTITSLDLSYNNFSGEIPWLSFDLESLAYLELAGNNLIGQLPETYINHSSGMSFLYDASHHQILGHVPSNLAYLNLFDNLLNGTIPSWLFSLPSLHYLRLENNQFTGSIKEFQYNSLVHLNLRNNKLHGPIPASIFQQVNLEYLQLSSNKLSGVIGLDQFSKLKNVYHLGLSCNDLSLNSNNFINYTLPYDLDVLELSSCNISEFPYALRVSESLSYLDVSCNRIQGNIPKWLWNVGKENLFYLNLSHNLLTDVGKLPWKGLEILDLRSNLIQSRLPIPPPSTDIFFISNNQLTGEIPSSICSLTSLRVLDLSYNNLNGSIPLCIGNFSDLSVMDLRMNMFHGMIPTTFAKGNNTLRTINLNGNRLEGPVPRSLLNCSNLEILDLGNNMINDTFPQWLESLPMLQVLVLRCNKFHGTIDTLSVIRFPFPKLRIMDLSNNQFNGVFPRQYFETFSAMLDGHADKLRYMGQHLYMDAYYQDSVLVTMKGLDMELENIQNIFTTIDFSRNNFEGRIPKSIGNLKGLKGLNFSHNKISGHIPRSLRNLTNLEWLDLSCNKLSGKIPGQLTEMTSLEVLNLSQNQLAGAIPRGNQFGTFDNASYIGNPGLCGFPLSKTCENDRAQQPPPSKGDHLEAANGFDWKFAILLGYGCGLVIGISVGYMLFSDKRLACFIRKVGGERWIELLKARKKKKKKAHFNTRRRNR, encoded by the coding sequence atggggtgtTCATCATCAATTTGGTTTTGTTGTgtcctttattttcttttccactcATCAATATCTATGTCTTTTCCTTCTCCTCATCCTGATTCTTCATTATGTCATCCTGATGAGAGCTCTGCTTTGCTCCATTTCAAAAACTCATTTTCCTTTGGTACTATCCCTGGAAACTTATATTGTGATAACGAAGTCCAAGAACGTATCAGAAAGACTTGGCAGAATGGTACGGATTGTTGCTCATGGAGTGGAGTCAAATGCGATAAAGTGACTCATAAGGTGATCAGTCTTGACCTCCACTGTAGTAGGCTTCAAGGTATTATTTACTCCAATAGCAGTCTTTTCTTCCTTACTCATCTGCGCAGTCTAGACCTTTCTTACAATCATCTCAATGGCTCCCAGCTTTTAGCTCAGTTTGGTAGGTTCACAAGTTTGGAACATCTAAATCTATCTAACTCCTTGTTTGAAGGCCAACTCCCTCAAGAATTCTCTTACTTATCAAAATTGCTTACACTTGATCTCTCTTTCAATCGCTTGATGATAGAAACGTCTAGCCTGCAAAGAATCGTTATGAACCTAACCAATCTCAAGGAACTAATTTTGCATGAAACTGATATGTATTATGCAAAACCTTATTCCTTGATGAATTTGTCATCCTCTTTGACATCTCTTGAACTTAGCTCTTCAGGCCTGCAAGGAGAATTCCCAGAAAACATTTTTCGCCTACCAAATCTCCTAGTTCTTGACTTGAGTGGCAACAAAAATCTCACAGGGTCATTTCCAATGTCTAATTGGAGTATTCCACTAAGATATTTGGGACTTTCTTATACCAGTTTCTTAATAGATATATCTCATCTAAGTCGAAATTTGAAGTCTTTGAATGAATTGGATCTCAGTAACTGCAAATTCATTGGATCATATCCTAGTTTGGTTTTTAACCTTTCGAAAACCATCACTTCCTTGGACCTCTCCTATAACAATTTCAGTGGTGAAATCCCATGGCTCTCCTTTGATTTAGAGAGTCTTGCTTATTTAGAACTTGCAGGCAATAATTTAATAGGCCAGCTTCCAGAAACTTATATTAACCACTCAAGCGGAATGTCATTTTTATATGATGCTTcacatcatcaaattcttgGTCATGTTCCCTCGAATTTAGCATATCTCAACTTATTTGATAACTTGTTGAATGGGACAATTCCTTCATGGCTATTTTCCTTACCATCTTTGCATTACTTGAGGCTGGAAAATAATCAGTTCACAGGGTCCATTAAAGAATTCCAATATAATTCTTTGGTTCATCTTAATTTACGCAACAATAAACTCCATGGCCCTATTCCAGCATCGATCTTTCAGCAAGTGAATCTTGAATATCTGCAACTTTCAAGTAATAAGTTGAGTGGTGTGATTGGATTGGACCAGTTTTCGAAGTTGAAGAATGTTTATCATCTTGGTCTTTCCTGTAATGATCTATCACTGAATTCTAACAACTTCATCAATTATACTTTGCCCTATGACCTTGATGTTTTGGAGTTGTCTTCATGCAACATAAGCGAGTTTCCATACGCTTTAAGAGTGTCAGAAAGTTTATCCTACTTAGACGTGTCCTGCAACAGAATTCAAGGCAATATTCCCAAATGGCTATGGAATGTGGGCAAAGAGaacttattttatttgaatcttTCTCACAACCTTTTGACAGATGTAGGAAAACTTCCATGGAAGGGCCTAGAAATTCTTGATCTTCGCTCCAATTTGATTCAAAGTCGTCTTCCAATTCCACCACCTTCAACCGACATCTTTTTCATCTCAAACAATCAACTGACAGGGGAGATACCTTCTTCAATTTGCAGCCTAACTTCTCTTCGAGTCCTCGATTTGTCCTACAATAATTTGAATGGAAGCATTCCTTTGTGTATTGGAAATTTCAGTGACCTCTCAGTGATGGATCTACGGATGAATATGTTTCATGGCATGATCCCAACAACATTTGCAAAAGGCAATAATACCTTGAGGACCATTAACCTAAATGGAAACCGATTGGAAGGACCAGTGCCACGAAGCTTGCTCAATTGTAGTAACTTGGAAATTCTAGACTTGGGCAACAACATGATAAATGACACTTTCCCACAGTGGTTGGAATCTCTTCCAATGCTACAGGTTCTTGTATTGAGGTGTAACAAGTTTCACGGTACCATTGATACCCTTAGTGTTATAAGATTTCCATTTCCAAAGTTGAGAATCATGGACCTGTCCAACAATCAGTTCAATGGTGTTTTTCCAAGACAATATTTTGAGACTTTCTCAGCTATGTTGGATGGACATGCGGATAAACTTAGATACATGGGGCAACACTTGTATATGGATGCCTATTATCAAGATTCTGTTTTAGTGACAATGAAAGGCTTGGATATGGAATTGGAAAACATCCAAAACATCTTCACAACCAttgatttttcaagaaataattttgaagggaGGATTCCGAAATCAATAGGAAATCTCAAAGGTCTCAAAGGGCTGAATTTCTCTCACAACAAAATAAGTGGTCACATTCCACGGTCATTGAGAAATTTGACAAATCTGGAATGGCTAGATCTCTCCTGCAATAAGCTTTCTGGTAAGATTCCGGGGCAACTAACAGAAATGACGTCGCTAGAAGTCTTGAATCTTTCACAAAACCAACTTGCGGGAGCCATACCTCGAGGCAATCAATTTGGCACTTTCGACAATGCTTCCTATATTGGAAATCCAGGATTATGTGGATTTCCATTGTCTAAAACATGTGAAAATGACAGAGCACAACAACCACCTCCATCAAAAGGTGATCATTTGGAGGCTGCAAATGGATTTGATTGGAAGTTTGCAATATTGTTGGGATATGGATGTGGATTAGTGATTGGAATATCAGTGGGGTATATGTTGTTTTCGGACAAAAGACTAGCTTGTTTCATTAGAAAAGTTGGAGGAGAGCGATGGATTGAATTGCTAAAAGcacgaaagaagaagaagaagaaggctcACTTCAACACCAGAAGAAGAAATCGCTAG